One Neisseria sp. Marseille-Q5346 genomic region harbors:
- a CDS encoding bifunctional anthranilate synthase component I family protein/class IV aminotransferase: protein MPYFALFDDALSGRAKLYQNHVESCLFHHNELASLDDVLHAGWKKGLHAVLFVDYEFGLPLMDIPSGRSGSLRLHWFADCSEIDAESWLANHSDGLAAGISTPRFSVSEADYLEHINQIHEAIRRGDTYQINYTERLHLQAYGNPIQLYRRLRQPVPYAVLSCLPDGAGQEAWTLCFSPELFLKIDSDGLITTEPMKGTAPILHDGQDERRAVELQNDPKNRAENVMIVDLLRNDLGKIAQTGKVRVPEPFKVSRFGSVWQMTSAIEAQALPDVSVADILRAAFPCGSITGAPKRMSMQIIESLESEPRGLYTGSIGFLHPCETGLGFEGVFNVVIRTLSLKSISDDLYQGVYGVGSGIVIDSDPEAEYRECGWKARFLNDLRPDFGIFETMRVQYKQCRLLDLHLDRLNRSAQALNLLWPQNAAEQIQHYIDALPNGLFRVKAALFSDGLALSHAAVSELDGQQYVILSGCTLSQRDYLRRFKTTRREIFDQAWKTAEGQGAFDSLFFNSDGLLLEGGRSNVFVKYQGQWLTPSLDLDILNGVMRQAVLKQPQLYLGVDTIKETHITRAILENAEEIRLSNALRGMFAVSLRK, encoded by the coding sequence ATGCCTTATTTCGCCCTGTTCGACGATGCGTTAAGCGGTCGTGCAAAACTCTATCAAAATCATGTGGAAAGCTGCCTTTTTCATCATAACGAACTGGCGTCGTTGGATGATGTTTTGCATGCAGGTTGGAAAAAAGGCCTGCATGCAGTGTTGTTTGTAGACTACGAATTTGGGTTGCCGCTGATGGATATTCCATCTGGCCGCAGTGGCAGTCTACGTTTGCACTGGTTTGCCGATTGTTCTGAAATCGATGCCGAAAGCTGGTTGGCCAATCATTCAGACGGCCTGGCGGCAGGTATCTCCACTCCCCGATTCTCCGTATCCGAAGCCGATTATCTCGAGCATATCAACCAAATCCACGAGGCCATCCGCCGTGGAGATACCTATCAAATCAATTACACCGAGCGCCTACACCTGCAAGCTTACGGCAATCCGATTCAGCTTTACCGCCGCTTGCGCCAGCCTGTGCCGTATGCCGTTTTGTCTTGTCTGCCCGACGGGGCAGGGCAGGAAGCGTGGACTTTGTGTTTTTCTCCCGAACTTTTCCTCAAAATCGATTCAGACGGCCTGATCACAACCGAGCCGATGAAAGGCACTGCGCCGATTCTTCATGACGGACAAGATGAACGCCGCGCCGTTGAATTGCAAAACGATCCGAAAAACCGCGCCGAAAATGTGATGATTGTCGATTTGTTGCGCAACGACCTCGGCAAAATCGCGCAAACGGGCAAAGTACGCGTGCCTGAACCGTTTAAAGTTTCCCGTTTCGGCAGTGTTTGGCAGATGACCAGTGCCATCGAAGCGCAGGCGCTGCCTGATGTTTCGGTTGCCGATATTCTCCGCGCAGCCTTCCCGTGCGGCAGTATTACTGGTGCGCCCAAACGCATGAGTATGCAGATTATTGAGTCTCTTGAATCCGAACCGCGTGGTTTGTACACAGGCAGCATCGGCTTTTTGCATCCGTGTGAGACGGGTTTGGGGTTTGAAGGCGTATTTAATGTTGTGATTCGTACCTTATCCCTGAAGTCAATTTCAGACGACCTTTATCAAGGTGTTTATGGCGTGGGTTCGGGGATTGTGATTGATAGCGATCCTGAAGCCGAATATCGCGAGTGCGGTTGGAAGGCGCGTTTCCTCAATGACTTGAGGCCTGATTTCGGTATTTTTGAAACCATGCGCGTGCAATACAAACAATGCCGTTTGCTCGATTTGCATTTAGACCGTCTGAATAGATCGGCACAAGCGCTCAACCTGCTTTGGCCTCAAAATGCGGCAGAGCAAATTCAACACTATATAGATGCGTTGCCAAATGGGTTGTTTAGAGTCAAAGCAGCTTTGTTTTCAGACGGCCTTGCATTGAGCCATGCGGCTGTTTCTGAATTGGATGGACAACAATACGTCATCCTGAGTGGGTGCACATTAAGCCAACGCGATTATCTGCGCCGCTTCAAAACCACACGCCGTGAAATTTTTGACCAAGCATGGAAAACGGCAGAAGGGCAGGGTGCATTTGACAGCCTGTTTTTCAATTCAGACGGCCTGTTGTTAGAGGGTGGAAGAAGCAATGTGTTCGTCAAATATCAAGGACAATGGCTTACGCCGTCTTTGGATTTGGATATTTTGAACGGGGTAATGCGCCAAGCGGTATTGAAGCAGCCGCAGCTATATTTAGGTGTGGATACAATCAAGGAAACCCACATCACGCGCGCGATATTGGAAAATGCGGAAGAAATCCGTTTGAGTAACGCTTTAAGGGGCATGTTTGCGGTTTCGCTCCGTAAATAA
- a CDS encoding ATP synthase subunit I, whose product MNPIVPLQVIVLLIISVVCALFSGLFGFLSALAGGFSYIVPTLVAVLLLKFSRRKPELQSSMFIGGEVLKVVLSLVSMLVVFAIWHRSLVFYPFLLAFLGVSHLVFLVLLRVKHYGR is encoded by the coding sequence ATGAATCCGATAGTCCCATTGCAAGTAATTGTATTATTAATAATTTCAGTTGTTTGTGCATTATTTTCCGGATTGTTCGGCTTCCTCTCTGCTTTGGCGGGAGGATTTTCGTACATTGTGCCTACTCTTGTTGCAGTTTTACTTTTAAAGTTTTCCCGACGAAAACCCGAGTTGCAAAGTTCGATGTTTATCGGCGGAGAGGTTTTAAAAGTAGTGCTGTCGCTGGTATCTATGTTGGTCGTTTTTGCGATATGGCATCGATCACTGGTATTTTACCCATTTTTATTGGCGTTTCTTGGCGTCAGTCATTTGGTTTTTTTAGTATTGTTGAGAGTGAAACACTATGGCAGGTGA
- a CDS encoding ParB/RepB/Spo0J family partition protein has product MAKAKGGLGRGLDSLISNAVDSSSSDRLTTVAIADIQPGRYQARVQIDDEALQELADSIKAQGIIQPVIVRERGLSQYELIAGERRWRASQLAGLTEIPVVIKTISDETALAMGLIENLQRENLNPIEEAQGLKRLADEFGLTHETIAKAVGKSRSAISNSLRLLSLPEPVQEMLYQRRLEMGHARALLTLHVVDQLELAQKAVKNGWSVREVERRSQLAHQKAKPEAAKTISPDIRRINDALTERLGVNAEVKTSNQKKGKIVLHFDTPETFEYLLKQLGINQAF; this is encoded by the coding sequence ATGGCAAAAGCAAAAGGTGGATTGGGGCGCGGTTTGGATTCGCTGATTTCCAATGCAGTGGACAGCAGCAGTAGCGACCGCCTGACAACGGTTGCCATCGCCGATATTCAGCCCGGCCGTTATCAGGCGCGCGTGCAAATTGATGACGAAGCTTTGCAGGAATTGGCCGATTCCATTAAAGCACAAGGCATTATCCAGCCGGTTATCGTACGCGAAAGAGGTCTGTCTCAATATGAATTGATTGCCGGCGAACGCCGTTGGCGCGCTTCTCAGTTGGCCGGTTTGACCGAAATTCCCGTCGTCATTAAAACCATCAGCGACGAAACCGCGTTGGCCATGGGTTTGATTGAAAACCTGCAACGTGAAAATCTCAATCCGATTGAAGAAGCACAAGGTTTGAAACGCCTTGCCGACGAATTCGGCCTGACTCATGAAACCATCGCAAAAGCCGTCGGTAAAAGCCGTAGTGCCATCTCCAACAGCCTGCGTCTGTTGAGCCTGCCTGAGCCGGTTCAGGAAATGCTTTACCAACGCCGTCTGGAAATGGGTCATGCCCGCGCGTTGCTGACCTTGCATGTGGTTGATCAATTGGAGTTGGCGCAGAAAGCCGTAAAAAACGGTTGGTCGGTGCGTGAGGTAGAGCGCCGCAGCCAGTTGGCACATCAAAAAGCCAAGCCCGAAGCAGCCAAAACCATCAGCCCGGATATCCGCCGCATCAATGATGCATTGACCGAGCGTTTGGGCGTTAATGCCGAAGTCAAAACCAGTAATCAGAAAAAAGGCAAAATCGTGCTGCATTTTGATACGCCGGAAACATTCGAATATTTGCTGAAGCAGTTAGGCATCAATCAAGCGTTCTAA
- a CDS encoding F0F1 ATP synthase subunit delta codes for MAEFATIARPYAKALFSLAQEKNQIESWLGELKELAAVVQDEKVIALIEQPETGASEKAETLKGLVGIKNVELANFITVLAEQKRLLVLPEIYAQYQDLTLIHNNTKSAVIYSAYELSSQQLADVTDILTKRFNSKLDVVAKVAPELIGGIKVEVGDQVLDLSVQGKLNALYATMTN; via the coding sequence ATGGCAGAGTTCGCAACGATTGCCAGACCTTATGCGAAAGCATTGTTCAGTCTGGCTCAGGAAAAAAACCAAATCGAGTCTTGGTTGGGCGAACTGAAAGAACTCGCAGCGGTTGTTCAAGATGAGAAAGTCATTGCTCTCATTGAGCAACCGGAAACGGGAGCTTCCGAAAAAGCAGAAACGCTCAAAGGTCTTGTCGGTATCAAAAATGTCGAATTGGCAAATTTCATTACCGTTTTGGCCGAGCAAAAGCGTTTGCTGGTGTTGCCGGAAATTTATGCCCAATATCAAGATTTGACCTTGATACACAACAATACGAAATCGGCAGTAATTTACAGCGCGTATGAACTCAGTTCTCAGCAGCTGGCCGATGTTACCGATATCCTGACAAAACGCTTCAACAGCAAATTGGATGTGGTAGCTAAAGTTGCCCCTGAATTAATCGGCGGCATCAAAGTAGAAGTGGGTGATCAGGTCTTGGATTTGTCCGTACAAGGCAAACTGAATGCTTTGTATGCGACTATGACAAATTAG
- a CDS encoding F0F1 ATP synthase subunit B gives MNINATLFAQILVFFGLVWFTMKFVWPPIAKALDERAAKIAEGLAAAERGKSDFEQAEKKVAELMAEGRNQVTEMVANAEKRAAKIVEEAKEQASHEAARIAAQAKADVEQEVNRAREVLREQVATLAVKGAESILRKEVDASKHADLLSTLKQEL, from the coding sequence GTGAATATTAATGCAACCTTATTTGCGCAAATCCTAGTTTTCTTTGGCTTGGTTTGGTTTACGATGAAATTCGTATGGCCTCCGATTGCCAAAGCATTGGATGAGCGTGCCGCAAAAATCGCTGAGGGCTTGGCTGCCGCCGAGCGCGGTAAGAGCGATTTTGAGCAGGCAGAGAAAAAAGTTGCAGAACTTATGGCCGAAGGGCGTAATCAGGTAACCGAAATGGTTGCCAACGCCGAAAAACGTGCTGCAAAAATTGTAGAAGAAGCCAAAGAGCAAGCTTCTCATGAAGCAGCACGCATTGCAGCCCAAGCAAAAGCTGACGTGGAGCAAGAAGTTAACCGTGCGCGCGAAGTATTGCGCGAACAGGTTGCTACACTGGCTGTTAAAGGTGCGGAATCTATCTTGCGCAAGGAAGTTGATGCTTCCAAACATGCAGATTTGCTCAGTACCTTAAAACAGGAGCTGTAA
- the atpB gene encoding F0F1 ATP synthase subunit A, which translates to MAGETMTAADYIKHHLQSLTSMSDVTQGQGLKNIADFSFINLDAIFFAVLLGVIGSFLLWRGAKKATAGVPGRFQAAVEILFEFVDNMCKSIIHNEQSRKAVAPLGLTLFVWILLMNAMDMLPVDLLPMAWQGITGNHHALLRVVPTADLNTTLALAIGVLLICIYYNVKIKGLGGWIHELFCAPFGPWLAPANFLLNLVEFLSKTVSHGMRLFGNMYAGELVFLLIALLGGAWASTGSVETLDPILFVFHLIAGLAWAIFHILVITLQAFIFMALAFVYIGQAHDAH; encoded by the coding sequence ATGGCAGGTGAAACTATGACCGCTGCCGACTACATCAAGCACCACTTGCAAAGCTTGACCAGTATGTCGGATGTTACTCAGGGTCAAGGACTGAAAAACATTGCTGATTTTTCGTTCATTAACCTTGATGCAATCTTTTTTGCCGTTCTGTTGGGCGTAATCGGCAGCTTCCTTTTGTGGCGCGGTGCCAAAAAAGCGACGGCCGGTGTTCCCGGTCGTTTCCAAGCGGCTGTTGAAATTCTGTTCGAATTCGTGGATAACATGTGTAAGAGCATTATCCATAACGAACAATCGCGTAAAGCCGTTGCCCCATTGGGTCTGACCTTGTTTGTCTGGATTCTCTTGATGAACGCCATGGATATGCTGCCGGTTGATTTACTGCCGATGGCATGGCAAGGCATTACCGGTAATCATCATGCCCTGTTGCGCGTCGTGCCGACAGCTGACTTGAATACGACTTTGGCTCTGGCGATTGGCGTATTGCTGATCTGTATTTACTACAATGTCAAAATCAAAGGCCTTGGCGGTTGGATTCACGAGTTGTTCTGCGCACCTTTCGGTCCGTGGCTTGCTCCAGCCAACTTCCTGCTGAACTTGGTAGAGTTTTTGTCCAAAACCGTATCCCACGGTATGCGGTTGTTTGGTAATATGTATGCCGGCGAGCTGGTGTTCCTGTTGATCGCTCTGTTGGGCGGTGCATGGGCGTCAACCGGCAGTGTCGAAACTTTGGATCCGATTTTATTTGTGTTCCACCTGATTGCCGGTTTGGCTTGGGCGATTTTCCACATTTTGGTCATCACCTTGCAGGCATTTATTTTCATGGCGTTGGCGTTCGTATATATCGGACAGGCGCATGATGCACACTAA
- the atpE gene encoding F0F1 ATP synthase subunit C — translation MGLIAIACGLIVALGALGASIGIAMVGSKYLESSARQPELIGPLQTKLFLIAGLIDAAFLIGVAIALLFAFVNPFGGA, via the coding sequence ATGGGTTTGATTGCTATCGCATGTGGTTTGATCGTTGCCTTGGGCGCATTGGGTGCCTCTATCGGTATCGCAATGGTTGGTTCTAAATACTTGGAATCTTCTGCTCGCCAACCTGAGCTGATCGGTCCTCTGCAAACCAAACTGTTCTTGATCGCTGGTCTGATCGACGCGGCTTTCTTGATCGGTGTGGCTATTGCCCTGTTGTTCGCCTTCGTTAACCCGTTTGGTGGTGCGTAA